A section of the Flavobacteriales bacterium genome encodes:
- a CDS encoding DUF2141 domain-containing protein: MLLIPSPRALFMVMACLGLVRSMAQGGLVVEVTLPAQGDGALMVAVCPDAVSFATDKGCLQRKVEAVRPVTTVRFADLPAGRYAAKAFLDLNGNDALDKGAQGLPGEPIGFSNDVLGKPSAVLFEKASVTVPPEGTTIRFRLRGKPPARPAP, encoded by the coding sequence ATGCTTCTGATCCCCTCGCCCCGCGCCCTGTTCATGGTGATGGCCTGCCTTGGGTTGGTCCGGTCGATGGCGCAGGGCGGCCTGGTGGTGGAGGTGACCCTTCCGGCACAGGGGGATGGCGCACTGATGGTGGCCGTGTGCCCGGACGCGGTGTCGTTCGCCACGGACAAGGGCTGCTTGCAGCGCAAGGTGGAGGCCGTGCGGCCGGTGACCACGGTGCGCTTCGCCGACCTGCCGGCCGGGCGATATGCGGCCAAGGCCTTCCTCGACCTCAACGGCAATGATGCGCTGGACAAAGGCGCCCAAGGTCTGCCGGGGGAGCCGATCGGCTTCAGCAACGACGTGCTGGGCAAACCCTCCGCTGTCCTGTTCGAGAAGGCCTCCGTGACCGTGCCTCCGGAGGGGACCACCATACGGTTCAGGTTGCGGGGAAAGCCGCCCGCACGTCCTGCGCCCTGA
- a CDS encoding leucyl/phenylalanyl-tRNA--protein transferase, producing MSRSREVPVIPVHTLLEAYGEGRFPMAHADGELYWHDPDPRAVFDLGTVRPNARLARAMRQMDLHITRDVAFPAVVEACAERPETWIDARIQATYVQLHRAGHAHSVEVWSADGPGRRQLVGGIYGVALGGAFFGESMFHRVPNAGKVAFHALAEHLRSAGFTLFDSQYLNPFTASLGAVEVPRARFLRMLAAAKQVPACF from the coding sequence ATGAGCCGTTCCCGGGAAGTGCCGGTGATCCCGGTGCACACTCTGTTGGAGGCGTACGGCGAAGGCCGGTTCCCGATGGCGCATGCCGATGGGGAGCTCTACTGGCACGATCCCGATCCCCGAGCCGTGTTCGACCTCGGAACGGTGAGACCCAACGCACGTCTCGCACGGGCCATGCGCCAGATGGACCTCCACATCACGCGCGACGTAGCGTTCCCGGCCGTGGTGGAGGCCTGCGCCGAGCGTCCGGAGACCTGGATCGACGCGCGGATCCAGGCCACTTACGTCCAGTTGCACCGGGCCGGGCATGCCCACAGCGTGGAGGTCTGGTCCGCTGACGGACCCGGCAGGCGCCAACTGGTCGGCGGCATCTACGGGGTCGCCTTGGGCGGCGCGTTCTTCGGAGAGAGCATGTTCCATCGCGTGCCCAACGCGGGGAAGGTGGCCTTCCACGCCCTGGCGGAACACCTGCGCAGCGCGGGGTTCACGCTGTTCGACTCCCAATACCTGAACCCCTTCACGGCCAGCCTGGGTGCGGTGGAGGTGCCCCGGGCAAGGTTCTTGCGTATGCTTGCCGCCGCCAAGCAGGTCCCCGCATGCTTCTGA
- a CDS encoding phosphatase, which produces MDRDPFLELGTEVLLGQPEMVERLAAVRAVLFDWDGVFNDGWKDLEGGSPFSEVGSMGVNLLRFGLWLQNKEQLPFAAVITGQHNPHAERFAQREKLHALYMGFIDKREAFDAFLKKHRLRDEEVAFFFDDAIDLAVAARCGLRILMRGQAGEFFVKHAVTSGCADVITALSGGQNGLREATDALLTLMGRYGEAIDNRAGYSETYQRYLSERQAVAPEIVRNAR; this is translated from the coding sequence ATGGACCGTGACCCTTTTCTGGAACTGGGCACGGAAGTCCTGCTAGGGCAACCGGAAATGGTGGAGCGCCTCGCTGCCGTGCGCGCAGTGCTGTTCGACTGGGACGGCGTCTTCAATGACGGCTGGAAAGACCTTGAAGGTGGCAGCCCCTTCAGCGAGGTGGGCAGCATGGGCGTGAACCTGCTGCGCTTCGGGCTGTGGTTGCAGAACAAGGAACAGCTCCCCTTCGCTGCCGTCATCACCGGACAGCACAACCCCCATGCGGAAAGGTTCGCGCAGCGGGAGAAGCTGCACGCGCTCTACATGGGCTTCATCGACAAGCGAGAGGCCTTCGATGCCTTCCTGAAAAAACACCGGTTGCGCGACGAGGAAGTCGCCTTCTTCTTTGACGATGCTATAGACCTAGCGGTTGCAGCCCGGTGCGGACTTCGGATCCTGATGCGGGGCCAGGCCGGCGAGTTCTTCGTGAAGCACGCGGTGACCAGCGGATGCGCAGATGTGATCACGGCCCTTAGCGGCGGACAGAATGGTCTGCGCGAAGCAACCGACGCACTGCTGACCCTCATGGGACGCTACGGTGAGGCCATCGACAACAGGGCCGGCTACTCGGAGACCTACCAGCGCTACCTCAGCGAACGTCAGGCGGTGGCGCCGGAGATCGTGCGCAACGCGCGATGA
- a CDS encoding CBS domain-containing protein produces MELYLDSADIKEIDEAFKLGFLTGLTTTPTFMHRGGVTNIDKMILDLAKKVPILQVEALGETAEEVVKEAKRQLKMGLKKETTVFKIPVSLEGLRACKMLRNEGIMVNVHLVYTIQQAYMAMQAGATYVCPLVGRLQDQGHDALALVEQCVRAVNYYGYDTKIMFSSVRTVEHVRNAVELGVHTITVPWKLMKQLTDNHFTAIGTKQFYVDTRLITMKVKDVLSRSNPIVKDSATVSEALVEMTKHGFGAVMVVDGKGKNVGVFTDGGLRRGIEKEGNKFLAKKLSTLKFNAPFTISPEALLDEAQKAFKEHKVDTLSVSENGKQLGMLDIQDLMKAIAG; encoded by the coding sequence ATGGAACTCTACCTCGACAGCGCCGACATCAAGGAGATCGATGAAGCCTTCAAGCTCGGCTTCCTCACCGGCCTCACCACCACGCCCACCTTCATGCACCGGGGCGGGGTCACGAACATCGACAAGATGATCCTCGACCTCGCCAAGAAGGTCCCCATCCTGCAGGTGGAGGCCCTGGGCGAGACCGCCGAGGAAGTGGTGAAGGAGGCCAAGCGCCAGCTGAAGATGGGCCTGAAGAAGGAGACCACCGTCTTCAAGATCCCTGTGAGCCTGGAGGGCCTGCGCGCGTGCAAGATGCTGCGCAACGAGGGCATCATGGTGAACGTGCACCTGGTGTACACCATCCAGCAGGCCTACATGGCCATGCAGGCGGGTGCCACCTACGTGTGCCCGCTCGTCGGCCGCCTTCAGGACCAGGGCCACGACGCCCTCGCCCTCGTGGAGCAGTGCGTGCGTGCCGTGAACTACTACGGCTACGACACCAAGATCATGTTCAGCAGCGTGCGCACCGTGGAGCACGTGCGCAATGCCGTGGAGCTCGGGGTGCACACGATCACCGTGCCCTGGAAGCTGATGAAGCAGCTCACCGACAACCATTTCACGGCCATTGGCACCAAGCAGTTCTACGTGGACACGCGCCTAATCACCATGAAGGTGAAGGACGTGCTCTCGCGCAGCAACCCCATCGTGAAGGACAGCGCCACCGTGAGCGAGGCCCTGGTGGAGATGACCAAGCATGGCTTCGGTGCCGTGATGGTGGTTGACGGCAAGGGCAAGAACGTGGGCGTCTTCACCGACGGTGGTCTACGCCGCGGCATCGAGAAGGAGGGCAACAAGTTCCTAGCGAAGAAACTGAGCACGCTGAAGTTCAACGCGCCCTTCACCATCAGCCCGGAGGCCCTGCTCGACGAGGCCCAGAAGGCCTTCAAGGAGCACAAGGTGGACACGCTGAGCGTGAGCGAGAACGGCAAGCAGCTCGGCATGCTCGACATCCAGGACCTGATGAAGGCGATCGCGGGGTGA
- a CDS encoding S8 family serine peptidase — protein MVPSVAALLITSPETAAQTAPATYLIEFTHKGGTPHSLSAPTTFLSARAIERRDRQGIPLDSLDLPVDPAFVAALRQAGDLQVLGTSRWQNSATIRSTDTLALDTLDRLPFVRAMRCVHDGRPHHVGTPSKFPVLLKNSVDAADEATYGQGFRQLSMLNGHLLHRAGATGEGMLLGVLDSGFDRVDQLAAFSALRERNGIVLTADLVQADGDVYADHWHGRSVLSVIAGRLPGRFLGVAPDVDVALVRTEDADSEFIVEEDHWVRGAELLDSLGCDVLNTSLGYTTFDDSTQDHSVTDLDGRTTRISIAAGIAARKGMVVVNSAGNSGQSAWYRISPPADAEGILAVGAVGLERQSAPFSGHGPSADGRVKPDVCAVGWEATGLDVDGTSLARINGTSFSGPIVAGLACCLWQLHPDRSAAEITDVIRRSASHALRPDSDVGYGIPDLWRAHLLLEGEDLTGLRHEAVLQVFPMPFSDGFTLALFTGEADLLQLELFDALGRLVWRLSEPVEPGTYRQLTLADPQLAGLPDGLYHLRADLGGPLVERTVVKVRP, from the coding sequence ATGGTGCCGTCGGTGGCGGCCCTGCTGATCACATCCCCCGAGACCGCTGCCCAGACGGCACCGGCGACCTACCTCATCGAGTTCACGCACAAGGGAGGCACGCCGCACAGCCTTTCCGCCCCGACCACCTTCCTCAGCGCGCGCGCGATCGAGCGCCGCGACCGGCAAGGGATCCCGCTGGACTCCCTCGACCTGCCGGTGGACCCGGCCTTCGTGGCCGCCCTGCGGCAGGCGGGCGACCTGCAGGTGCTTGGCACAAGCCGTTGGCAGAACAGCGCCACCATCCGCAGCACCGACACGCTCGCGCTTGACACGCTCGACCGGTTGCCATTCGTGCGGGCCATGCGGTGCGTGCATGATGGCCGGCCGCATCACGTGGGCACTCCCTCCAAGTTCCCGGTGCTTCTGAAGAACAGCGTGGATGCGGCCGACGAGGCCACCTACGGCCAGGGCTTCCGGCAGCTCAGCATGCTCAACGGACACCTGCTGCACCGCGCCGGCGCCACGGGGGAGGGCATGCTGCTGGGTGTGCTGGACAGCGGGTTCGATCGCGTGGACCAACTGGCCGCCTTCTCCGCGCTGCGCGAACGCAACGGCATCGTCCTCACCGCCGATCTCGTGCAGGCCGACGGCGATGTGTACGCTGATCACTGGCACGGGCGCAGCGTGCTGTCGGTCATCGCGGGTCGCCTGCCCGGACGGTTCCTGGGCGTGGCCCCGGACGTGGATGTGGCGCTGGTGCGCACGGAGGATGCGGACAGCGAGTTCATCGTGGAGGAGGACCACTGGGTGCGCGGGGCCGAACTGCTGGACAGCCTGGGCTGCGATGTGCTGAACACCTCCCTGGGCTACACCACCTTCGATGACAGCACGCAGGACCACAGCGTGACCGACCTCGACGGCCGGACCACCCGCATCAGCATCGCCGCCGGCATCGCCGCCCGCAAGGGCATGGTGGTGGTGAACAGCGCGGGCAACAGCGGCCAGAGCGCGTGGTACCGCATCAGCCCGCCCGCCGACGCCGAGGGCATCCTCGCCGTGGGGGCCGTGGGTCTTGAGCGCCAGAGCGCACCCTTCAGTGGGCATGGTCCCTCGGCGGACGGCCGGGTGAAGCCCGATGTGTGTGCGGTGGGCTGGGAGGCCACCGGCCTCGATGTGGACGGCACTTCACTGGCGCGCATCAACGGCACCTCCTTCAGCGGACCGATCGTGGCCGGGCTTGCGTGCTGCCTGTGGCAGCTCCATCCCGACCGGTCCGCGGCGGAGATCACCGACGTCATTCGGCGCAGCGCATCGCACGCCCTGCGTCCGGACAGCGATGTCGGGTACGGCATCCCCGATCTGTGGCGGGCTCACCTGCTGCTGGAGGGTGAGGACCTCACCGGCCTGCGGCATGAGGCCGTCCTGCAGGTCTTCCCGATGCCCTTCAGCGACGGGTTCACCCTGGCGCTGTTCACCGGGGAGGCCGACCTGCTGCAGCTGGAGCTCTTCGATGCGCTCGGGCGGCTGGTCTGGCGCCTGTCCGAGCCCGTTGAGCCGGGCACCTATCGCCAGCTCACCCTCGCCGATCCGCAGCTGGCCGGCCTGCCGGACGGGCTGTATCACCTGCGCGCCGACCTCGGTGGTCCGCTGGTGGAACGCACCGTGGTCAAGGTGCGGCCATGA